A stretch of Strix aluco isolate bStrAlu1 chromosome 16, bStrAlu1.hap1, whole genome shotgun sequence DNA encodes these proteins:
- the PSMD13 gene encoding 26S proteasome non-ATPase regulatory subunit 13, whose protein sequence is MKDVPGFLQQSQSSGPGQAAVWHRLEELYNKKLWHQLTLQVLDFVQDPCFAQGDGLIKLYENFISEFEHRVNPLSLVEIILHVVRQMTDPNVALTFLEKTREKVKSSDEAVILCKTAIGALKLNIGDLQVTKETIEEVEEMLNNLPGVTSVHSRFYDLSSKYYQTIGNHASYYKDALRFLGCIDVKDLPVSEQQERAFTLGLAGLLGEGVYNFGELLMHPVLESLRSTDRQWLIDTLYAFNSGNVETFQALKSAWGQQPDLAANEALLLQKIQLLCLMEMTFTRPANHRQLTFEEIAKSAKVTVNEVELLVMKALSVGLVKGSIDEVDKRVHMTWVQPRVLDLQQIKGMKDRLEFWCTDVRSMEMLVEHQAHDILT, encoded by the exons atGAAGGACGTGCCGGGCTtcctgcagcagagccagagctCGGGGCCGGGACAGGCCGCTGTGTGGCACCGCCTCGAGGAGCTCTACAACAAGAA ACTCTGGCACCAGCTGACTCTGCAAGTTTTGGACTTTGTTCAGGACCCTTGTTTTGCCCAAGGAGATGGACTCATCAAG CTTTATGAGAACTTCATCAGTGAGTTTGAGCACAG GGTGAACCCCTTGTCCCTGGTAGAGATCATTCTTCATGTAGTCAGACAGATGACAG ATCCCAATGTGGCCCTTACTTTTCTGGAAAAGACTCGAGAAAAG GTAAAAAGCAGCGACGAAGCCGTCATCTTGTGTAAAACTGCCATCGGGGCGCTCAAGCTGAACATCGGAGACCTGCAGGTCACCAAG GAGACCATTGAGGAGGTTGAGGAGATGCTGAACAATCTCCCGGGTGTGACCTCGGTTCACAGCCGCTTCTATGACCTCTCCAGCAAGTACTACCAGACCATTGGGAACCACGCCTCGTACTATAAGGACGCTCTGCGGTTCCTGGGATGCATTGATGTTAAAGATCTGCCGG tatcagagcagcaggagagagccTTTACCCTGGGCCTGgcggggctcctgggagaagGTGTTTATAACTTCGGAGAGCTG CTCATGCACCCTGTGCTGGAGTCCCTGCGGAGCACCGATCGGCAGTGGCTGATTGACACCCTTTACGCCTTCAACAGCGGGAATGTGGAGACGTTCCAGGCGCTGAAGTCGGCGTGGGGTCAGCAG CCAGATCTGGCTGCAAATGAAGCACTTCTGCTGCAAAAGATTCAGCTGTTGTGTCTTATGGAG ATGACTTTCACCCGACCGGCCAATCACAGACAGCTCACTTTCGAAGAGATTGCTAAGAGTGCCAAGGTCACTGTGAATGAG gtggAACTGCTGGTGATGAAGGCACTCTCGGTGGGCCTGGTGAAGGGCAGCATTGATGAAGTCGATAAGAGGGTGCACATGACGTGGGTACAACCACGCGTGTTGGATTTACAACAG ATCAAGGGAATGAAAGACCGCCTGGAGTTCTGGTGCACAGACGTGAGGAGCATGGAGATGCTGGTGGAGCACCAAGCCCATGACATCCTCACCTAG
- the SIRT3 gene encoding NAD-dependent protein deacetylase sirtuin-3, mitochondrial isoform X1 produces MERGARRGGGLLAAVWRSLWERGPRDGGGGPGAPARLSLGSRDSEGAAGTGARRIQGTRPFSLSAAVSTVLGTGRWGAGGGEQQLTLQDVAQLLRKQECRRVVVMAGAGISTPSGIPDFRSPGSGLYSNLEQYDIPYPEAIFELMYFCVNPKPFFTLAKELYPGNYRPNYAHYFLRLLHDKGLLLRLYTQNIDGLERAAGIPPDKLVEAHGTFATATCTVCRRKFPGEDLRGDVMADRVPRCPVCTGVIKPDIVFFGEELPQRFFLHMTDFPTADLLFVIGTSLEVEPFASLAGAVRSPVPRVLINRDLVGPFAWRQRRNDVAQLGDVVRGVERLVELLGWTGEMQALIRREEAKLDAKDN; encoded by the exons ATGGAgcggggggcgcggcgcggcggcgggctgCTGGCGGCGG TATGGAGGAGCCTGTGGGAGCGCGGCCCCAgggatggcggcggcggcccgggggcCCCGGCCCGGCTCTCCCTTGGCTCCCGGGACAGCGAGGGGGCTGCGGGCACCGGAGCGCGGAG GATCCAAGGGACCAGGCCCTTCTCCCTGTCTGCTGCTGTCAGCACCGTGCTGGGAACGGGCCGGTGGGGAGCTGGCGGCGGGGAGCAGCAGCTCACTCTGCAGGACGTGGCACAGCTGCTGCGGAAGCAGGAGTGTCGCCGAGTGGTGGTGATGGCCGGCGCTGGGATCAGCACCCCCAGCGGCATCCCGGATTTCAG GTCCCCGGGGAGCGGCCTCTACAGCAACCTGGAGCAGTACGACATCCCTTACCCAGAAGCCATCTTTGAACTGATGTATTTCTGCGTCAACCCGAAGCCCTTTTTCACTCTGGCCAAGGAGCTCTACCCTGGCAACTACAGACCCAACTATGCCCACTATTTCCTGAGACTCCTGCATGACAAAGGGCTCCTCCTGCGCCTCTACACCCAGAATATCGACGGGCTGGAGAGAG CTGCTGGGATCCCGCCCGATAAACTGGTGGAAGCCCACGGCACCTTCGCCACCGCCACGTGCACGGTCTGTCGGAGGAAGTTCCCGGGAGAGGACTTGAGG GGGGATGTCATGGCAGACAGGGTCCCTCGGTGTCCCGTCTGCACTGGGGTCATCAAACCCGACATCGTGTTCTTCGGTGAGGAGCTCCCGCAGCGCTTCTTCCTGCACATGACAGACTTCCCCACGGCAGACCTGCTTTTCGTCATCGGAACGTCCCTGGAG GTCGAGCCCTTTGCCAGCCTGGCGGGAGCCGTCCGCAGCCCCGTGCCCCGAGTCCTGATCAACCGAGACCTCGTCGGACCCTTCGCCTGGCGGCAGCGCCGCAACGACGTGGCCCAGCTGGGGGACGTGGTCCGCGGGGTCgagaggctggtggagctgctgggctgGACCGGGGAGATGCAAGCGCTGATCCGGAGGGAAGAGGCGAAG CTGGATGCAAAAGACAACTAG
- the SIRT3 gene encoding NAD-dependent protein deacetylase sirtuin-3, mitochondrial isoform X3, with protein MERGARRGGGLLAAVWRSLWERGPRDGGGGPGAPARLSLGSRDSEGAAGTGARRIQGTRPFSLSAAVSTVLGTGRWGAGGGEQQLTLQDVAQLLRKQECRRVVVMAGAGISTPSGIPDFRSPGSGLYSNLEQYDIPYPEAIFELMYFCVNPKPFFTLAKELYPGNYRPNYAHYFLRLLHDKGLLLRLYTQNIDGLERAAGIPPDKLVEAHGTFATATCTVCRRKFPGEDLRVEPFASLAGAVRSPVPRVLINRDLVGPFAWRQRRNDVAQLGDVVRGVERLVELLGWTGEMQALIRREEAKLDAKDN; from the exons ATGGAgcggggggcgcggcgcggcggcgggctgCTGGCGGCGG TATGGAGGAGCCTGTGGGAGCGCGGCCCCAgggatggcggcggcggcccgggggcCCCGGCCCGGCTCTCCCTTGGCTCCCGGGACAGCGAGGGGGCTGCGGGCACCGGAGCGCGGAG GATCCAAGGGACCAGGCCCTTCTCCCTGTCTGCTGCTGTCAGCACCGTGCTGGGAACGGGCCGGTGGGGAGCTGGCGGCGGGGAGCAGCAGCTCACTCTGCAGGACGTGGCACAGCTGCTGCGGAAGCAGGAGTGTCGCCGAGTGGTGGTGATGGCCGGCGCTGGGATCAGCACCCCCAGCGGCATCCCGGATTTCAG GTCCCCGGGGAGCGGCCTCTACAGCAACCTGGAGCAGTACGACATCCCTTACCCAGAAGCCATCTTTGAACTGATGTATTTCTGCGTCAACCCGAAGCCCTTTTTCACTCTGGCCAAGGAGCTCTACCCTGGCAACTACAGACCCAACTATGCCCACTATTTCCTGAGACTCCTGCATGACAAAGGGCTCCTCCTGCGCCTCTACACCCAGAATATCGACGGGCTGGAGAGAG CTGCTGGGATCCCGCCCGATAAACTGGTGGAAGCCCACGGCACCTTCGCCACCGCCACGTGCACGGTCTGTCGGAGGAAGTTCCCGGGAGAGGACTTGAGG GTCGAGCCCTTTGCCAGCCTGGCGGGAGCCGTCCGCAGCCCCGTGCCCCGAGTCCTGATCAACCGAGACCTCGTCGGACCCTTCGCCTGGCGGCAGCGCCGCAACGACGTGGCCCAGCTGGGGGACGTGGTCCGCGGGGTCgagaggctggtggagctgctgggctgGACCGGGGAGATGCAAGCGCTGATCCGGAGGGAAGAGGCGAAG CTGGATGCAAAAGACAACTAG
- the SIRT3 gene encoding NAD-dependent protein deacetylase sirtuin-3, mitochondrial isoform X2 yields MERGARRGGGLLAAVWRSLWERGPRDGGGGPGAPARLSLGSRDSEGAAGTGARRIQGTRPFSLSAAVSTVLGTGRWGAGGGEQQLTLQDVAQLLRKQECRRVVVMAGAGISTPSGIPDFRSPGSGLYSNLEQYDIPYPEAIFELMYFCVNPKPFFTLAKELYPGNYRPNYAHYFLRLLHDKGLLLRLYTQNIDGLERGRALCQPGGSRPQPRAPSPDQPRPRRTLRLAAAPQRRGPAGGRGPRGREAGGAAGLDRGDASADPEGRGEAGCKRQLGELAACAPATGAPRPGAQGLVPAPDEPCSGSFVLWASQQGQA; encoded by the exons ATGGAgcggggggcgcggcgcggcggcgggctgCTGGCGGCGG TATGGAGGAGCCTGTGGGAGCGCGGCCCCAgggatggcggcggcggcccgggggcCCCGGCCCGGCTCTCCCTTGGCTCCCGGGACAGCGAGGGGGCTGCGGGCACCGGAGCGCGGAG GATCCAAGGGACCAGGCCCTTCTCCCTGTCTGCTGCTGTCAGCACCGTGCTGGGAACGGGCCGGTGGGGAGCTGGCGGCGGGGAGCAGCAGCTCACTCTGCAGGACGTGGCACAGCTGCTGCGGAAGCAGGAGTGTCGCCGAGTGGTGGTGATGGCCGGCGCTGGGATCAGCACCCCCAGCGGCATCCCGGATTTCAG GTCCCCGGGGAGCGGCCTCTACAGCAACCTGGAGCAGTACGACATCCCTTACCCAGAAGCCATCTTTGAACTGATGTATTTCTGCGTCAACCCGAAGCCCTTTTTCACTCTGGCCAAGGAGCTCTACCCTGGCAACTACAGACCCAACTATGCCCACTATTTCCTGAGACTCCTGCATGACAAAGGGCTCCTCCTGCGCCTCTACACCCAGAATATCGACGGGCTGGAGAGAG GTCGAGCCCTTTGCCAGCCTGGCGGGAGCCGTCCGCAGCCCCGTGCCCCGAGTCCTGATCAACCGAGACCTCGTCGGACCCTTCGCCTGGCGGCAGCGCCGCAACGACGTGGCCCAGCTGGGGGACGTGGTCCGCGGGGTCgagaggctggtggagctgctgggctgGACCGGGGAGATGCAAGCGCTGATCCGGAGGGAAGAGGCGAAG CTGGATGCAAAAGACAACTAGGAGAGCTGGCTGCCTGCGCTCCCGCCACCGGAGCTCCGCGGCCGGGGGCTCAGGGGCTCGTGCCAGCGCCTGACGAGCCGTGCTCCGGCAGCTTTGTCCTCTGGGCCTCCCAGCAAGGTCAGGCCTAA
- the RIC8A gene encoding chaperone Ric-8A isoform X1 — translation MELRTVVATVESGEQDTILKVLQVYNQEKSQCFTFDDEEREERKKMAQLLIKFLERELQPSCQVTCLESIRILSRDKHCLEPFTTKEGLKTLSRHAGIDYSEELIREVPDLDVILESLKCLCNIVFSSPRAQELTAEARLVVGLAKRVKLYNERSLPHEVKFFDLRLLFLLTALRVDVRQQLAQELRGVSLMTDTLELTLGVKWMDPYEVAAEEGLLPPLPRQETERAMEILKVLFNITFDSSKREVDEEDAALYRHLGALLRHCLMISADGEDRTEEFHSHTVNLLGNLPLKCLDVLLTPKVRPGSLEYMGVNMDAVSILLDFLERRLDRGHKLKESLTPVLNLLTESARVHRQTRKFLKAKVLPPLRDVRNRPEVGNSLRNKLVRLMTHIDTDVKHCAAEFLFVLCKESVSRFVKYTGYGNAAGLLAARGLMAGGREEGEYSEDEDTDTEEYKEAKPNINPVTGRVEEKLPNPMEGMTEEQKEYEAMKLVNMFDKLSREQVIQPMGITPSGSLAPLQNAIRDVADERSSSDSDLGLD, via the exons AAAATGGCCCAGCTACTGATCAAGTTCCTGGAAAGAGAGCTGCAGCCATCCTGCCAGGTCACGTGTTTGGAAAGCATCCGCATCCTGTCACGGGACAAACACTGCCTTGAGCCCTTCACCACCAAGGAGGGCCTGAAGACCCTCTCCAGGCATGCTGGCATTGATTACTCAGAGGAGCTCATCCGGGAGGTCCCAGACTTGGATGTAATCCTGGAATCCCTCAAATGTCTCTGCAACATTGTCTTCAGCAGCCCTAGGGCCCAGGAGCTGACAGCCGAGGCCCGGCTGGTGGTGGGCCTGGCCAAGCGCGTCAAGCTGTACAACGAGAGGAGCCTTCCTCATGAGGTCAAGTTCTTCGACCTGCGTCTGCTGTTCCTGCTGACAGCGCTGAGGGTGGATGTGCGGCAGCAGCTGGCCCAGGAGCTCCGGGGCGTCAGCCTGATGACGGACACCCTGGAGCTGACCCTTGGTGTCAAGTGGATGGACCCCTACGAAGTTGCAGCTGAGGAGGGGCTTCTGCCACCTTTGCCTCGGCAGGAGACGGAGCGAGCCATGGAGATCCTGAAAGTGCTCTTCAATATCACCTTTGACTCCAGCAAGAGGGAGGTGGACGAG GAAGATGCTGCTTTGTACCGGCACTTGGGTGCCCTCCTGCGCCACTGCCTCATGATCTCTGCGGATGGAGAGGACCGGACAGAGGAGTTCCACAG TCATACAGTTAACCTTTTGGGCAACCTGCCCCTGAAGTGTCTGGATGTCCTCCTGACCCCAAAAGTCCGGCCAGGCTCGCTTGAGTACATGGGTGTCAACATGGACGCGGTCAGCATCCTGCTGGATTTCCTGGAGCGACGCCTCGACAGG GGACACAAGCTGAAGGAGAGTTTGACCCCCGTGCTGAACCTGCTGACGGAGAGTGCCCGTGTCCACCGCCAGACGAGGAAGTTCCTGAAGGCAAAG GTGCTGCCACCGCTCCGGGATGTGAGGAACCGGCCAGAGGTGGGGAACTCGCTGCGGAACAAGCTGGTGCGTTTGATGACCCACATCGACACTGACGTGAAGCACTGCGCGGCGGAGTTCCTCTTTGTGCTCTGCAAGGAGAGCG TGTCGCGGTTCGTGAAGTACACGGGCTACGGGAACGCGGCTGGGCTCCTGGCGGCACGAGGCCTCATGGCTGGTGGTCGGGAAGAGGGGGAGTACTCGGAAGATGAAGACACGGACACTGAGGAGTACAAAGAGGCAAAGCCCAA CATCAACCCTGTGACGGGGCGTGTCGAGGAGAAACTGCCCAACCCCATGGAAGGGATGACCGAAGAGCAGAAGGAGTACGAAGCCATGAAGTTAGTCAACATGTTTGACAAATTGTCCAG AGAGCAGGTGATCCAGCCCATGGGCATCACGCCGAGCGGCAGCCTGGCCCCGCTGCAGAACGCCATCCGTGATGTGGCTGACGAGAGGTCGTCGTCCGACTCGGACCTGGGGCTGGACTGA
- the RIC8A gene encoding chaperone Ric-8A isoform X3 — MARRAPKMAQLLIKFLERELQPSCQVTCLESIRILSRDKHCLEPFTTKEGLKTLSRHAGIDYSEELIREVPDLDVILESLKCLCNIVFSSPRAQELTAEARLVVGLAKRVKLYNERSLPHEVKFFDLRLLFLLTALRVDVRQQLAQELRGVSLMTDTLELTLGVKWMDPYEVAAEEGLLPPLPRQETERAMEILKVLFNITFDSSKREVDEEDAALYRHLGALLRHCLMISADGEDRTEEFHSHTVNLLGNLPLKCLDVLLTPKVRPGSLEYMGVNMDAVSILLDFLERRLDRGHKLKESLTPVLNLLTESARVHRQTRKFLKAKVLPPLRDVRNRPEVGNSLRNKLVRLMTHIDTDVKHCAAEFLFVLCKESVSRFVKYTGYGNAAGLLAARGLMAGGREEGEYSEDEDTDTEEYKEAKPNINPVTGRVEEKLPNPMEGMTEEQKEYEAMKLVNMFDKLSREQVIQPMGITPSGSLAPLQNAIRDVADERSSSDSDLGLD; from the exons ATGGCAAGACGTGCTCCG AAAATGGCCCAGCTACTGATCAAGTTCCTGGAAAGAGAGCTGCAGCCATCCTGCCAGGTCACGTGTTTGGAAAGCATCCGCATCCTGTCACGGGACAAACACTGCCTTGAGCCCTTCACCACCAAGGAGGGCCTGAAGACCCTCTCCAGGCATGCTGGCATTGATTACTCAGAGGAGCTCATCCGGGAGGTCCCAGACTTGGATGTAATCCTGGAATCCCTCAAATGTCTCTGCAACATTGTCTTCAGCAGCCCTAGGGCCCAGGAGCTGACAGCCGAGGCCCGGCTGGTGGTGGGCCTGGCCAAGCGCGTCAAGCTGTACAACGAGAGGAGCCTTCCTCATGAGGTCAAGTTCTTCGACCTGCGTCTGCTGTTCCTGCTGACAGCGCTGAGGGTGGATGTGCGGCAGCAGCTGGCCCAGGAGCTCCGGGGCGTCAGCCTGATGACGGACACCCTGGAGCTGACCCTTGGTGTCAAGTGGATGGACCCCTACGAAGTTGCAGCTGAGGAGGGGCTTCTGCCACCTTTGCCTCGGCAGGAGACGGAGCGAGCCATGGAGATCCTGAAAGTGCTCTTCAATATCACCTTTGACTCCAGCAAGAGGGAGGTGGACGAG GAAGATGCTGCTTTGTACCGGCACTTGGGTGCCCTCCTGCGCCACTGCCTCATGATCTCTGCGGATGGAGAGGACCGGACAGAGGAGTTCCACAG TCATACAGTTAACCTTTTGGGCAACCTGCCCCTGAAGTGTCTGGATGTCCTCCTGACCCCAAAAGTCCGGCCAGGCTCGCTTGAGTACATGGGTGTCAACATGGACGCGGTCAGCATCCTGCTGGATTTCCTGGAGCGACGCCTCGACAGG GGACACAAGCTGAAGGAGAGTTTGACCCCCGTGCTGAACCTGCTGACGGAGAGTGCCCGTGTCCACCGCCAGACGAGGAAGTTCCTGAAGGCAAAG GTGCTGCCACCGCTCCGGGATGTGAGGAACCGGCCAGAGGTGGGGAACTCGCTGCGGAACAAGCTGGTGCGTTTGATGACCCACATCGACACTGACGTGAAGCACTGCGCGGCGGAGTTCCTCTTTGTGCTCTGCAAGGAGAGCG TGTCGCGGTTCGTGAAGTACACGGGCTACGGGAACGCGGCTGGGCTCCTGGCGGCACGAGGCCTCATGGCTGGTGGTCGGGAAGAGGGGGAGTACTCGGAAGATGAAGACACGGACACTGAGGAGTACAAAGAGGCAAAGCCCAA CATCAACCCTGTGACGGGGCGTGTCGAGGAGAAACTGCCCAACCCCATGGAAGGGATGACCGAAGAGCAGAAGGAGTACGAAGCCATGAAGTTAGTCAACATGTTTGACAAATTGTCCAG AGAGCAGGTGATCCAGCCCATGGGCATCACGCCGAGCGGCAGCCTGGCCCCGCTGCAGAACGCCATCCGTGATGTGGCTGACGAGAGGTCGTCGTCCGACTCGGACCTGGGGCTGGACTGA
- the RIC8A gene encoding chaperone Ric-8A isoform X2, with the protein MRSGKRGRAESYREGGSAVKRQCARHSLFPTAQKMAQLLIKFLERELQPSCQVTCLESIRILSRDKHCLEPFTTKEGLKTLSRHAGIDYSEELIREVPDLDVILESLKCLCNIVFSSPRAQELTAEARLVVGLAKRVKLYNERSLPHEVKFFDLRLLFLLTALRVDVRQQLAQELRGVSLMTDTLELTLGVKWMDPYEVAAEEGLLPPLPRQETERAMEILKVLFNITFDSSKREVDEEDAALYRHLGALLRHCLMISADGEDRTEEFHSHTVNLLGNLPLKCLDVLLTPKVRPGSLEYMGVNMDAVSILLDFLERRLDRGHKLKESLTPVLNLLTESARVHRQTRKFLKAKVLPPLRDVRNRPEVGNSLRNKLVRLMTHIDTDVKHCAAEFLFVLCKESVSRFVKYTGYGNAAGLLAARGLMAGGREEGEYSEDEDTDTEEYKEAKPNINPVTGRVEEKLPNPMEGMTEEQKEYEAMKLVNMFDKLSREQVIQPMGITPSGSLAPLQNAIRDVADERSSSDSDLGLD; encoded by the exons GGCAGAGAGTTACCGGGAGGGGGGGAGCGCTGTGAAGCGTCAGTGTGCGAGGCATTCCTTGTTTCCAACCGCACAGAAAATGGCCCAGCTACTGATCAAGTTCCTGGAAAGAGAGCTGCAGCCATCCTGCCAGGTCACGTGTTTGGAAAGCATCCGCATCCTGTCACGGGACAAACACTGCCTTGAGCCCTTCACCACCAAGGAGGGCCTGAAGACCCTCTCCAGGCATGCTGGCATTGATTACTCAGAGGAGCTCATCCGGGAGGTCCCAGACTTGGATGTAATCCTGGAATCCCTCAAATGTCTCTGCAACATTGTCTTCAGCAGCCCTAGGGCCCAGGAGCTGACAGCCGAGGCCCGGCTGGTGGTGGGCCTGGCCAAGCGCGTCAAGCTGTACAACGAGAGGAGCCTTCCTCATGAGGTCAAGTTCTTCGACCTGCGTCTGCTGTTCCTGCTGACAGCGCTGAGGGTGGATGTGCGGCAGCAGCTGGCCCAGGAGCTCCGGGGCGTCAGCCTGATGACGGACACCCTGGAGCTGACCCTTGGTGTCAAGTGGATGGACCCCTACGAAGTTGCAGCTGAGGAGGGGCTTCTGCCACCTTTGCCTCGGCAGGAGACGGAGCGAGCCATGGAGATCCTGAAAGTGCTCTTCAATATCACCTTTGACTCCAGCAAGAGGGAGGTGGACGAG GAAGATGCTGCTTTGTACCGGCACTTGGGTGCCCTCCTGCGCCACTGCCTCATGATCTCTGCGGATGGAGAGGACCGGACAGAGGAGTTCCACAG TCATACAGTTAACCTTTTGGGCAACCTGCCCCTGAAGTGTCTGGATGTCCTCCTGACCCCAAAAGTCCGGCCAGGCTCGCTTGAGTACATGGGTGTCAACATGGACGCGGTCAGCATCCTGCTGGATTTCCTGGAGCGACGCCTCGACAGG GGACACAAGCTGAAGGAGAGTTTGACCCCCGTGCTGAACCTGCTGACGGAGAGTGCCCGTGTCCACCGCCAGACGAGGAAGTTCCTGAAGGCAAAG GTGCTGCCACCGCTCCGGGATGTGAGGAACCGGCCAGAGGTGGGGAACTCGCTGCGGAACAAGCTGGTGCGTTTGATGACCCACATCGACACTGACGTGAAGCACTGCGCGGCGGAGTTCCTCTTTGTGCTCTGCAAGGAGAGCG TGTCGCGGTTCGTGAAGTACACGGGCTACGGGAACGCGGCTGGGCTCCTGGCGGCACGAGGCCTCATGGCTGGTGGTCGGGAAGAGGGGGAGTACTCGGAAGATGAAGACACGGACACTGAGGAGTACAAAGAGGCAAAGCCCAA CATCAACCCTGTGACGGGGCGTGTCGAGGAGAAACTGCCCAACCCCATGGAAGGGATGACCGAAGAGCAGAAGGAGTACGAAGCCATGAAGTTAGTCAACATGTTTGACAAATTGTCCAG AGAGCAGGTGATCCAGCCCATGGGCATCACGCCGAGCGGCAGCCTGGCCCCGCTGCAGAACGCCATCCGTGATGTGGCTGACGAGAGGTCGTCGTCCGACTCGGACCTGGGGCTGGACTGA